The Tigriopus californicus strain San Diego chromosome 5, Tcal_SD_v2.1, whole genome shotgun sequence genome includes a region encoding these proteins:
- the LOC131880087 gene encoding tyrosine-protein kinase transmembrane receptor Ror-like, with product MRARVLWVVGGILCLIHNGICQDNNEEKGEEESATFPTSQGTPGSPQRGAVIANRDQSRSSLVFLKDLRNLTKEAGDFLRLRCEVTGQPPVATFEWLKNGIPLIEEKNRMKVKTKLKDNPQWTQLRIKALETLDMAFYACQASNGYDTITSTAIVKVQLGKVDLGRRPPWQEEDEDDYDEIGLLPETYKDPDLFSSGKVEFEGGQQPPNLNGGTRSKGNRFDGNRGSSANAVGSSIPILKPNERAGNCQPYVGTVCAKYIQQEYVFVSAGLSQTYVEQKLQAAFSVITMSPDLSSDCSPYAVPSICLATFPLCDRHTEKPRKLCREECELLENRVCRKELALARQYAALERQLVLPECQELPPLGSPSAANCVRLGIPEASQLIRPHSCYAGKDGREYRGTMSTTESGLTCQPWNRQIALRIHDHMELTGGHNYCRNPEGSESMSEPWCYAGMDKTFKEVCGIPKCNTFNVYLYIAVPALIAVATLGLCIGLCCMRRTNDRKTSKAAPDVASNRNGMRQTPNTHSGAPSNGTLQTQQSGNMEMNSLLPPHQQQQQQPQEPTRGVRAREFPLSSVRFMQELGEGAFGKVYQGELHGVATSGPQLVAIKTLKPGANQKTRSDFQREAELMAELRHPNIVCLLGVSFQEDPQCMLFEHMAHGDLHEFLITHSPNVDSDVSDPAEDQNVLNPMDMSFIAIQIAAGMEYLASHHYVHRDLAARNCLVGENLTVKISDFGLSRDIYAADYYRVQSKSLLPVRWMPPESILYGKFTTDSDVWAFGVVLWEIYSYGLQPYYGYSNQEVIEMIRSRQLLPCPEDCPSRMYAFMVECWHEVPSRRPHFAEIHSRLRHWEGYGSGGYQPSTTSQSMGNQSQHSGSHHSSNTGPNSNNTNSTNLSNNHFMYRGGGPGPPPPGHHPHYMSHIQTGPHGGPPTMLLGSTYGGPSAVYPPHAQHGPKSVASTSSQNSQSNCQTPASVASLQMV from the coding sequence ATGAGGGCCAGAGTGCTTTGGGTCGTCGGTGGCATTCTTTGCTTAATTCACAATGGAATTTGCCAAGACAACAATGAGGAAAAAGGGGAGGAAGAATCAGCTACTTTTCCCACGAGCCAAGGTACCCCCGGATCACCTCAACGAGGGGCCGTGATCGCCAATCGGGACCAAAGCAGGTCGTCCCTGGTATTTCTGAAGGACTTGAGAAACTTGACCAAGGAGGCCGGGGATTTCTTGAGGCTGCGTTGCGAGGTCACCGGTCAGCCCCCAGTTGCCACCTTCGAATGGCTCAAGAATGGGATTCCTCTAATTGAGGAGAAGAACCGCATGAAAGTCAAAACCAAGTTGAAGGACAATCCTCAATGGACACAGCTGAGGATAAAGGCCCTCGAGACCTTGGATATGGCCTTTTATGCATGTCAAGCCTCGAACGGTTACGACACGATTACATCAACGGCAATCGTGAAGGTCCAATTGGGCAAGGTTGATTTGGGCCGAAGACCACCTTggcaagaagaagacgaggatgacTACGATGAAATAGGTCTGCTGCCAGAGACCTACAAAGATCCAGATCTATTCTCCAGTggaaaagttgaatttgaaggaGGTCAACAGCCTCCCAATCTGAATGGTGGAACCCGTTCCAAGGGCAATCGTTTTGATGGTAATCGAGGAAGCAGCGCCAACGCCGTGGGAAGCTCCATTCCCATTTTGAAACCTAACGAGAGGGCGGGGAATTGCCAGCCCTATGTGGGCACAGTCTGTGCCAAGTACATACAACAAGAGTATGTCTTTGTATCTGCGGGACTGTCTCAAACGTATGTGGAACAGAAGCTCCAAGCAGCCTTCAGCGTCATAACAATGTCTCCGGACCTTTCGAGTGATTGCAGTCCCTACGCCGTTCCTTCAATTTGCTTGGCGACGTTTCCGTTATGTGACCGGCATACAGAAAAACCTCGCAAATTGTGCCGAGAAGAATGTGAACTTCTCGAGAATCGAGTCTGTCGAAAAGAACTTGCGCTGGCCAGACAGTATGCCGCCTTGGAACGCCAATTGGTGTTGCCCGAATGCCAGGAATTGCCTCCCTTGGGCTCGCCTAGTGCAGCCAATTGCGTTCGTTTGGGCATTCCAGAGGCCAGTCAACTCATTCGACCACACAGTTGTTATGCAGGGAAAGATGGGAGAGAGTATCGAGGCACAATGAGTACCACTGAGTCGGGCTTGACTTGTCAACCCTGGAATCGTCAAATCGCCCTTCGCATTCACGATCACATGGAATTGACTGGAGGACACAATTATTGCCGAAACCCAGAGGGATCTGAATCCATGTCTGAGCCATGGTGCTATGCTGGCATGGACAAGACGTTCAAGGAAGTATGCGGCATTCCCAAATGCAACACATTTAATGTGTATCTCTACATTGCCGTACCTGCATTGATAGCAGTAGCCACCCTCGGATTGTGCATTGGTTTGTGCTGCATGCGTCGAACCAATGATCGAAAGACTTCGAAGGCCGCACCAGATGTTGCCAGCAATCGGAATGGGATGAGGCAAACACCCAACACTCATAGCGGTGCACCCTCCAATGGCACATTGCAAACCCAACAAAGTGGAAATATGGAAATGAACAGTCTACTCCCGCCacatcaacagcaacagcaacaaccacAAGAGCCTACTCGAGGGGTTCGAGCCCGGGAGTTCCCTCTGAGCAGTGTTAGGTTCATGCAAGAATTGGGAGAAGGAGCCTTCGGGAAAGTCTACCAAGGCGAGCTCCACGGTGTGGCCACATCAGGACCCCAATTGGTGGCTATTAAGACATTGAAACCCGGCGCCAATCAAAAGACTCGGTCCGATTTCCAACGAGAGGCCGAGCTGATGGCCGAGCTTCGACATCCCAATATTGTTTGTCTTCTAGGTGTGTCCTTCCAAGAGGACCCTCAGTGCATGTTATTTGAGCACATGGCCCATGGCGACCTTCACGAATTCCTTATCACGCACAGCCCTAATGTGGACTCGGATGTGTCAGATCCAGCAGAAGATCAAAATGTGCTCAATCCAATGGACATGTCTTTCATTGCTATTCAGATAGCTGCCGGGATGGAGTATCTAGCTAGTCATCATTACGTACACCGAGATCTGGCCGCTAGAAACTGTCTGGTAGGGGAAAATCTCACCGTGAAAATATCAGACTTTGGCCTTTCGCGGGATATTTATGCGGCTGACTATTACCGTGTCCAGTCTAAATCGTTGCTCCCAGTCCGGTGGATGCCTCCAGAGAGTATACTCTACGGTAAATTTACGACAGACTCCGATGTCTGGGCGTTTGGAGTGGTCTTGTGGGAAATCTATTCGTATGGCCTTCAGCCATACTACGGCTACAGCAACCAAGAGGTGATTGAGATGATTCGATCGCGGCAGTTGCTGCCTTGTCCAGAAGATTGTCCGTCGAGGATGTATGCCTTCATGGTGGAATGTTGGCATGAAGTCCCAAGCCGGAGACCACACTTTGCCGAGATCCACTCCCGACTGCGACATTGGGAGGGCTACGGATCTGGCGGCTACCAACCTAGTACAACTAGTCAGAGCATGGGCAACCAGTCCCAACACAGTGGGTCTCATCATTCCAGCAACACGGGTCCCAATAGTAACAACACCAATTCTACCAATTTGAGTAACAACCATTTCATGTATCGAGGTGGAGGGCCCGGGCCACCACCGCCTGGTCACCACCCTCATTATATGAGTCACATTCAGACTGGCCCCCATGGCGGCCCTCCCACCATGCTCCTGGGTTCAACATACGGGGGTCCCAGTGCGGTTTACCCGCCTCACGCTCAGCATGGACCCAAGTCGGTGGCCTCCACGTCTTCACAgaattctcaatcaaattgtcaGACTCCAGCCTCCGTGGCCTCCTTGCAAATGGTCTGA
- the LOC131881320 gene encoding LOW QUALITY PROTEIN: uncharacterized protein LOC131881320 (The sequence of the model RefSeq protein was modified relative to this genomic sequence to represent the inferred CDS: inserted 2 bases in 2 codons; deleted 6 bases in 4 codons): MPDHFRQERTDKMGPSSPAGSDSPLSLVLPHKTKNLPSPHSRPQVHGKMIRGPPQQSHAQHPSPHHSSSGYSEPRSSPDRSPYHHHQVGSHSSPVYCPVPVAHNGRSMAQLVCDESDEAPLSLVVEKNKFVSDDSGHEDGSSGQNSPYRGGSPHQLPEDYSVAIPRKISNEQETQREMIEPNVTIAKVSDDTAIDLSEQHHYEHHQQQHQNQPLHPQQQQQQENEDCISVSEASTCIKIKDFAKMTGSETSADRAVRSQSVDHELRPIGSLRKPSVSCRSHGFAPQEDMSDLTSEVSSIDTWTSSMLDQNGHPQPSYRQIKTANGEIIFPCDFCDKAFVNRYHLQSHIVTHTGERNFECHKCGKSFGRKSTLRAHMTTHTKTSNFMCPMCEKACNDNNSLEEHIRMHTGEKPFVCSICSKAYARKSHLNVHYRVHTGERPFVCTECGKDFTEKRFLNDHMQTAHSGQNGPLKCPNCFREFAYKTSLKQHLKKQMCVKNMNRGQGGSSNGAHAKQFQCPFCEKSYSWKQTLKQHVSMYHRNKVHTDEFWKYELAKHRRVGVDLKTNEDMWQKQLGKHAEDGTPLKGPASQRSPSMDESNHEERWLDQIHARTNSTDQAKVAAEMKALAVQSMNTLTLIKMRSSTSVDQAQPTIQVPVSMAAPITKPKIKVEPEVALKMHQESRAPHQAQKSYMDLLAQIRASNENSDKTSSSQYTPPSSATSLVKETAPALTEITRDSLPALPDIKEEPAAKRTQMWLAQLGNYKEKSVQDDLDRNHDELWEEQIARVRKSAIKLPAPEKAVEIVLDDDASSTDSHPIRGPFALFPQTYRYSPASHVQIQADVNLQPTQLEVQAPKVPHQRPRIVPLMSALELHPSPITTQSGGIRAKGFPSATITSESKTSRSMLMPKPNYPSLLKDDKTGLEQEEKDEEERAHQERLEADKRLTLPLEHNIPDVLPPTPPSKDHREDHQGAANHPSEPLEEPSSFLKLILLDPSARKRLNSNDYGVVPPKKKSVVEGDESNDILRRRLLGMREPQSPPTLPAQGAESKNTNHTHSIGSQSQMPPASPPATTLANEHPTGRPVGVPAPNLHLLCPQMPTVPLSNRAISKIQTSKIQLQIEVNAANNNTNTNNTTTTPKNNCTPVGEPFKPKGQNDEAQEGFGLRRSDGMTPYAHTSVLKHLLHRYTESGHPEEEHREKNKFVSDDSGHEDGSSGQNSPYRGRISSSIARGLFCGHPPQNLERARDPAEMIEPNVTIAKVSDDTEKICQNNITMNIINNSIRISLYTPQTQQQQENEDCISVSRTANGEIIFPCDFCDKAFVNRYHLQSHIVTHTGERTFECHKCGKSFGRKXTLRAHMTTHTKTLQLHVPMCEKACQRQQLSGEHIRMHTGEKPFVCSICSKAYARKSHLNVHYRVHTGERPFVCTECGKDFTEKRFLNDHMQTAHSGQNGPLKCPNCFREFAYKTSLKQHLKKQMCVKNMNRGQGGSSXGAHAKQFQCPFCEKSYSWKQTLKKHVSMYHRNKVHTDEFWKYELAKHRRVGVDLKTNEDMWQKAVGKHAEDWHTPESASFPKISVHG, encoded by the exons ATGCCCGACCATTTTCGCCAAGAGCGAACCGACAAGATGGGACCGAGTTCTCCGGCCGGTTCCGACAGTCCCCTCTCATTGGTGCTACCCCATAAGACAAAAAATCTACCTAGTCCTCACTCAAGACCCCAAGTTCACGGGAAGATGATACGGGGACCCCCTCAACAGTCCCATGCCCAACATCCTAGTCCGCACCATAGCTCGTCAGGTTATTCCGAGCCCAGAAGCTCTCCGGATCGTAGTCCttatcaccatcatcaagttGGGTCACATTCGTCACCTGTGTATTGCCCCGTTCCTGTTGCTCACAATGGGAGATCTATGGCCCAACTTGTGTGTGATGAGTCGGATGAAGCTCCCTTGTCCCTAGTCGtggaaaagaacaaatttgtGTCAGATGATAGTGGACATGAAGATGGATCTTCCGGGCAGAACTCTCCCTATCGCGGAGGATCTCCTCATCAATTGCCCGAGGATTATTCTGTGGCCATCCCCCGCAAAATCTCGAACGAGCAAGAGACCCAGCGGGAAATGATCGAACCCAATGTTACCATAGCCAAAGTGTCGGATGACACTGCAATAGATTTGTCAGAACAACATCACTatgaacatcatcaacaacagcatcagAATCAGCCTTTACAcccgcaacaacaacaacaacaagaaaatgagGATTGCATCTCGGTGTCTGAGGCTTCGACTTGCATTAAAATCAAGGACTTCGCCAAGATGACTGGGTCTGAGACTTCGGCTGATCGAGCCGTTAGAAGCCAAAGTGTTGACCACGAATTACGCCCCATAGGATCATTGAGGAAACCCTCGGTGTCTTGCCGAAGCCACGGATTTGCACCCCAAGAGGACATGTCAGACCTAACCTCCGAGGTGTCCTCCATTGATACATGGACGAGCTCGATGTTAGACCAAAATGGCCATCCCCAGCCAAGCTACAGGCAGATCAAGACTGCCAATGGCGAGATCATCTTCCCTTGCGACTTTTGTGACAAGGCCTTCGTCAATCGATATCATCTCCAGTCCCACATCGTCACCCATACTGGGGAGCGCAACTTCGAGTGTCACAAATGTGGCAAGTCATTCGGCCGAAAGTCCACACTCCGGGCTCATATGACCACTCATACCAAAACGTCCAACTTCATGTGCCCCATGTGTGAGAAGGCGTGCAACGACAACAACTCTCTGGAGGAGCATATCCGTATGCACACGGGCGAAAAGCCATtcgtttgttccatttgttccaaagcTTACGCTCGCaagtctcatttgaatgtgCACTACAGAGTTCACACCGGAGAGCGCCCATTTGTTTGCACCGAGTGTGGCAAGGATTTCACGGAGAAGAGATTCCTCAATGATCATATGCAAACTGCTCACAGCGGGCAGAATGGGCCACTGAAATGCCCGAATTGTTTCCGAGAGTTTGCTTACAAAACGAGTTTGAAGCAACATCTTAAAAAGCAAATGTGTGTCAAGAATATGAATCGAGGTCAAGGTGGCTCCTCCAACGGCGCTCACGCCAAGCAGTTCCAATGTCCCTTCTGCGAGAAGAGCTACAGCTGGAAGCAAACTCTTAAACAG CATGTCTCGATGTATCACCGCAACAAAGTACACACGGATGAATTCTGGAAGTACGAGCTTGCCAAGCATCGCCGGGTCGGGGTTGACCTCAAGACCAATGAAGATATGTGGCAAAAGCAGTTGGGAAAGCACGCCGAAGATGGCACACCCCTGAAAGGCCCAGCTTCCCAAAGATCTCCGTCCATGGATGAATCCAATCATGAAGAGCGTTGGCTAGATCAGATTCATGCTCGCACAAACAGCACGGACCAAGCCAAAGTGGCAGCAGAAATGAAGGCCTTGGCTGTGCAGTCCATGAACACTTTAACCTTAATAAAGATGCGATCATCGACCTCGGTGGATCAGGCTCAACCCACAATTCAGGTGCCTGTTAGCATGGCGGCCCCCATTACCAAGCCGAAGATCAAAGTGGAACCAGAGGTTGCCCTCAAAATGCATCAGGAGAGCAGAGCCCCCCACCAGGCCCAAAAGAGTTACATGGATCTCTTGGCTCAAATTAGAGCTTCCAACGAGAATAGCGATAAGACCAGTTCCTCGCAATACACCCCTCCTTCAAGTGCAACCAGTCTAGTCAAAGAGACAGCGCCAGCTTTGACCGAAATCACTCGCGATTCCCTCCCAGCTTTGCCTGATATCAAAGAAGAGCCAGCTGCCAAGCGAACTCAAATGTGGTTAGCCCAACTCGGCAATTACAAGGAAAAGTCAGTCCAAGATGATTTGGACCGTAACCACGATGAGCTGTGGGAAGAGCAGATCGCGCGAGTCAGGAAGAGCGCCATCAAACTTCCGGCACCAGAGAAAGCAGTAGAAATCGTATTGGATGACGATGCTAGCAGCACGGACTCGCATCCCATTCGAGGTCCATTTGCACTTTTCCCACAAACCTATCGATACTCACCAGCCAGTCACGTCCAAATTCAAGCAGATGTCAACCTCCAGCCTACGCAGCTTGAAGTCCAAGCACCAAAAGTACCTCACCAACGCCCGCGCATTGTCCCACTCATGTCCGCATTAGAGCTCCACCCATCTCCCATCACCACTCAATCGGGCGGCATCCGAGCCAAAGGGTTCCCTTCAGCTACCATCACCAGCGAGTCCAAGACCAGTAGATCGATGTTGATGCCAAAGCCCAACTATCCAAGCCTCCTGAAGGATGACAAGACGGGATTAGAACAGGAGGAGAAAGACGAGGAAGAGCGGGCGCACCAAGAGCGACTAGAGGCCGACAAAAGGCTCACTCTTCCTTTGGAGCACAACATACCCGATGTGTTGCCCCCAACTCCACCTAGTAAGGACCATCGTGAAGACCATCAGGGTGCCGCCAATCACCCAAGCGAGCCATTGGAAGAACCGTCATCCTTTCTGAAGCTTATTCTTCTCGATCCATCAGCCCGGAAACGGTTAAACTCCAACGATTATGGCGTGGTCCCTCCCAAGAAGAAATCGGTTGTCGAAGGCGACGAGTCCAATGACATTCTTCGACGGCGCCTGCTAGGTATGAGGGAACCACAAAGCCCACCCACTCTCCCGGCCCAAGGGGCCGAATCCAAAAACACAAATCACACCCACTCCATAGGATCTCAATCCCAAATGCCCCCGGCCTCCCCACCTGCCACCACTTTGGCCAACGAACACCCAACAGGGAGGCCAGTGGGAGTGCCCGCACCCAATCTGCATCTGCTTTGCCCCCAAATGCCAACTGTACCTTTGTCCAACCGAGCCATCTCAAAAATCCAAACCAGCAAGATCCAGTTGCAAATCGAG GTCAACgccgccaacaacaacaccaacaccaacaataCCACCACTACCCCCAAGAACAATTGCACTCCTGTTGGTGAGCCCTTCAAACCGAAGGGTCAGAATGACGAGGCTCAAGAAGGTTTTGGTCTGAGGCGCTCTGATGGCATGACTCCCTACGCCCACACCTCGGTCCTGAAACATCTACTTCATCGTTACACTGAGAGCGGTCACCCCGAGGAAGAGCA TCgtgaaaagaacaaatttgtGTCAGATGATAGTGGACATGAAGATGGATCTTCCGGGCAGAACTCTCCCTATCGCGGGAGGATCTCCTCATCAATTGCCCGAGGATTATTCTGTGGCCATCCCCCGCAAAATCTCGAACGAGCAAGAGACCCAGCGGAAATGATCGAACCCAATGTTACCATAGCCAAAGTGTCGGATGACACTGAAAAGATTTGTCAGAACAACATCACTatgaacatcatcaacaacagcatcagAATCAGCCTTTACACCCCGCaaacacaacaacaacaagaaaatgagGATTGCATCTCGGT ATCAAGGACTGCCAATGGCGAGATCATCTTCCCTTGCGACTTTTGTGACAAGGCCTTCGTCAATCGATATCATCTCCAGTCCCACATCGTCACCCATACTGGGGAGCGC ACTTTCGAGTGTCACAAATGTGGCAAGTCATTCGGCCGAA TCACACTCCGGGCTCATATGACCACTCATACCAAAACGCTCCAACTTCATGTGCCCATGTGTGAGAAGGCGTGCCAACGACAACAACTCTCTGGAGAACATATCCGTATGCACACGGGCGAAAAGCCATtcgtttgttccatttgttccaaagcTTACGCTCGCaagtctcatttgaatgtgCACTACAGAGTT CACACCGGAGAGCGCCCATTTGTTTGCACCGAGTGTGGCAAGGATTTCACG GAGAAGAGATTCCTCAATGATCATATGCAAACTGCTCACAGCGGGCAGAATGGGCCACTGAAATGCCCGAATTGTTTCCGAGAGTTTGCTTACAAAACGAGTTTGAAGCAACATCTTAAAAAGCAAATGTGTGTCAAGAATATGAATCGAGGTCAAGGTGGCTCCT ACGGCGCTCACGCCAAGCAGTTCCAATGTCCCTTCTGCGAGAAGAGCTACAGCTGGAAGCAAACTCTTAAAAAG CATGTCTCGATGTATCACCGCAACAAAGTACACACGGATGAATTCTGGAAGTACGAGCTTGCC AAGCATCGCCGGGTCGGGGTTGACCTCAAGACCAATGAAGATATGTGGCAAAAAGCAGTTGGAAAGCACGCCGAAGATTGGCACACCCCTGAAAGCGCCAGCTTCCCAAAGATCTCCGTCCATGGATGA
- the LOC131881321 gene encoding ell-associated factor Eaf-like: MPDHFRQERTDKMGPSSPAGSDSPLSLVLPHKTKNLPSPHSRPQVHGKMIRGPPQQSHAQHPSPHHSSSGYSEPRSSPDRSPYHHHQVGSHSSPVYCPVPVAHNGRSMAQLVCDESDEAPLSLVVEKNKFVSDDSGHEDGSSGQNSPYRGGSPHQLPEDYSVAIPRKISNEQETQREMIEPNVTIAKVSDDTAIDLSEQHHYEHHQQQHQNQPLHPQQQQQQQENEDCISXSGKMDE, translated from the coding sequence ATGCCCGACCATTTTCGCCAAGAGCGAACCGACAAGATGGGACCGAGTTCTCCGGCCGGTTCCGACAGTCCCCTCTCATTGGTGCTACCCCATAAGACAAAAAATCTACCTAGTCCTCACTCAAGACCCCAAGTTCACGGGAAGATGATACGGGGACCCCCTCAACAGTCCCATGCCCAACATCCTAGTCCGCACCATAGCTCGTCCGGTTATTCCGAGCCCAGAAGCTCTCCGGATCGTAGTCCttatcaccatcatcaagttGGGTCACATTCGTCACCTGTGTATTGCCCCGTTCCTGTTGCTCACAATGGGAGATCTATGGCCCAACTTGTGTGTGATGAGTCGGATGAAGCTCCCTTGTCCCTAGTCGtggaaaagaacaaatttgtGTCAGATGATAGTGGACATGAAGATGGATCTTCCGGGCAGAACTCTCCCTATCGCGGAGGATCTCCTCATCAATTGCCCGAGGATTATTCTGTGGCCATCCCCCGCAAAATCTCGAACGAGCAAGAGACCCAGCGGGAAATGATCGAACCCAATGTTACCATAGCCAAAGTGTCGGATGACACTGCAATAGATTTGTCAGAACAACATCACTatgaacatcatcaacaacagcatcagAATCAGCCTTTACAcccgcaacaacaacaacaacaacaagaaaatgagGATTGCATCTCGNCTAGTGGGAAGATGGATGAATag